The following coding sequences are from one Acidobacteriota bacterium window:
- a CDS encoding peptide-binding protein, producing MRTSLRYRHTPFLAAALLVFAACSGGGGGEGKGPAGGTPRPEAEAPSARTIGLLPEYQGRAPEPGGTFTRALPADPVTLNPVVASDQVSFLVYKWIFDPLLDMNEAMEPVGVLAESWETTPDGKTTTFRLRRGVRWQDGKPFTADDVLFTYEAAMDPDVDAVNKRPAFTEVESVNKTDDHTVVVRWKSPYAPGLAAWVFYVMPKHLCAYPKGGGKAFNTSPAGASPVGTGPFRLKEWRRGERVVLEANESYFRGRPHLDRLVFKIVPQSQTQFAAYQTGQLDMAALSTEQWPQVRNDPAFLGSSWVFEYTSRQFFYIGWNMDGSNPFFRDGRVRRAMTFAMNRQGVVDKILAGHGSVATGPFYPGGWESNPAVKPYPYDPQRAAALLDEAGWKDSDGDGIRDRSGLRFAFECLVPAEAEMFSRWLEVFQQDLRRVGVEMSVRRVEWGVFLDRTHRHNFQACLSGWNLGDDPDPHQFLHSSQGGLLPSGQGIGQNDVSYSNPEVDRLIELQQGTFDREERRKALWRIHELVAEDQPHTYLLLGSQMVAVRNRFQNVRVSRAGYGLFTWYPSLLEWWVPAEKRP from the coding sequence ATGAGAACGTCTCTCCGGTATCGTCACACCCCGTTCTTGGCTGCCGCGCTCCTCGTCTTTGCCGCGTGTTCGGGCGGCGGAGGAGGGGAGGGGAAGGGGCCCGCCGGAGGGACTCCCAGACCGGAAGCCGAGGCGCCCTCCGCGCGGACCATCGGGCTCCTGCCCGAGTACCAGGGCCGCGCCCCGGAACCCGGAGGGACCTTCACCCGGGCGCTCCCCGCCGATCCGGTCACCCTCAATCCCGTGGTGGCGAGCGACCAGGTTTCCTTCCTCGTGTACAAGTGGATCTTCGACCCCCTCCTCGACATGAACGAGGCCATGGAGCCCGTGGGGGTTCTGGCCGAGTCGTGGGAGACCACGCCCGATGGCAAGACGACCACCTTTCGACTGCGCCGGGGCGTGCGCTGGCAGGACGGGAAACCCTTCACGGCGGACGACGTGCTCTTTACCTACGAGGCCGCCATGGACCCCGACGTGGATGCCGTGAACAAGCGGCCCGCGTTCACGGAAGTGGAATCCGTGAACAAGACCGACGACCACACCGTCGTGGTCCGCTGGAAATCGCCCTACGCGCCGGGTCTCGCCGCGTGGGTGTTCTACGTCATGCCCAAGCACCTGTGCGCCTACCCCAAGGGCGGTGGAAAGGCCTTCAATACCTCTCCCGCCGGCGCCTCCCCCGTGGGCACCGGCCCCTTCCGCCTCAAGGAGTGGCGGAGGGGGGAACGGGTGGTCCTGGAGGCCAACGAATCGTACTTCCGGGGGCGGCCCCACCTCGACCGGCTGGTCTTCAAGATCGTGCCCCAGAGCCAGACCCAGTTCGCGGCCTACCAGACGGGCCAGCTGGACATGGCGGCGCTCTCAACGGAACAGTGGCCCCAGGTGCGGAACGATCCGGCGTTTCTCGGCAGTTCCTGGGTCTTCGAGTACACGAGCCGGCAGTTCTTTTACATCGGGTGGAACATGGACGGCTCCAACCCGTTCTTCCGCGACGGCCGGGTTCGGCGCGCCATGACCTTCGCCATGAACCGGCAGGGGGTCGTGGACAAGATCCTCGCGGGCCACGGCTCCGTGGCGACCGGCCCCTTCTACCCGGGCGGCTGGGAGAGCAACCCGGCGGTGAAGCCCTATCCTTACGATCCCCAAAGGGCGGCGGCCCTCCTCGACGAGGCGGGCTGGAAGGACTCGGACGGGGATGGGATCCGCGACCGGAGCGGCCTCCGATTTGCCTTCGAGTGTCTCGTCCCCGCCGAAGCGGAGATGTTCTCCCGCTGGCTGGAGGTCTTCCAACAGGACCTTCGGCGGGTGGGGGTGGAGATGTCGGTGCGCAGGGTGGAATGGGGGGTCTTCCTCGACCGCACGCACCGCCACAACTTCCAGGCCTGCCTGTCGGGATGGAACCTCGGGGACGACCCGGATCCCCACCAGTTCCTCCACTCCTCCCAGGGCGGGCTCCTCCCGTCCGGGCAGGGAATCGGGCAGAACGACGTCTCCTACAGCAATCCCGAGGTGGACCGCCTCATCGAACTCCAGCAGGGGACCTTCGACCGGGAGGAGCGCCGCAAGGCACTCTGGCGGATCCACGAGCTGGTCGCCGAGGATCAGCCGCACACGTATCTCCTGCTGGGAAGCCAGATGGTGGCGGTCCGAAACCGCTTCCAGAACGTCCGGGTGAGCCGCGCGGGCTACGGGCTCTTCACCTGGTATCCCTCGCTTCTCGAGTGGTGGGTGCCCGCGGAGAAGAGACCGTGA